A region from the Deinococcus betulae genome encodes:
- a CDS encoding NUDIX domain-containing protein: MSSDTRVIYDGHIVRLEVLDGKWEVVRHDDAVAVLALNEHGEMLLVRQQRRAVGRVTLEAPAGLIDGGETPEAAARRELQEEAGLDGDMTLLTHFYSSPGFCDEALHVFEATNLRPSKLPHDEDEEGLEVVWQPPAQVLAGLRDGSVAGSASTVTAALFALQRLAERA; encoded by the coding sequence ATGAGCAGCGACACGCGGGTGATCTACGACGGCCATATCGTGCGGCTGGAGGTGCTGGACGGCAAGTGGGAGGTGGTGCGCCACGACGACGCCGTGGCGGTGCTGGCCCTGAACGAGCACGGAGAGATGCTGCTGGTGCGCCAGCAGCGCCGGGCGGTGGGCCGGGTCACCCTGGAGGCGCCGGCCGGCCTGATAGACGGCGGCGAAACCCCCGAAGCAGCCGCCCGGCGGGAACTTCAGGAGGAGGCCGGGCTGGACGGCGACATGACCCTGCTGACGCACTTTTACAGCAGCCCCGGCTTCTGCGACGAGGCGCTGCACGTCTTTGAAGCCACCAACCTGCGCCCCAGCAAACTGCCCCACGACGAGGACGAGGAAGGTCTGGAGGTGGTGTGGCAGCCGCCCGCGCAGGTGCTGGCCGGCCTGCGGGACGGCTCGGTGGCTGGCAGCGCGTCCACCGTCACGGCGGCGCTGTTTGCCCTGCAGCGCCTGGCGGAGCGCGCGTGA